One part of the Arabidopsis thaliana chromosome 4, partial sequence genome encodes these proteins:
- a CDS encoding ribosomal protein S5 domain protein (Ribosomal protein S5 domain 2-like superfamily protein; CONTAINS InterPro DOMAIN/s: Uncharacterised protein family UPF0029, Impact, N-terminal (InterPro:IPR001498), Ribosomal protein S5 domain 2-type fold (InterPro:IPR020568); Has 3816 Blast hits to 3816 proteins in 1926 species: Archae - 79; Bacteria - 3485; Metazoa - 43; Fungi - 32; Plants - 52; Viruses - 0; Other Eukaryotes - 125 (source: NCBI BLink).), with protein sequence MWVGVPVAAAVTTVGGRRIPVLVAASGKRSMASNSGSFTTLKETVSVEKEIKKSKFIAIAGPISSEQSAQMFLSQVRDPRASHNCWAYKIGDHHHRCSDDGEPSGTAGKPIQSAILSSGLDRVMVVVIRYFGGIKLGTGGLVRAYGGVTSDCLKTAPSCLVKSKVQMGVEVTFDLLGVLYNQVTDSFWL encoded by the exons ATGTGGGTGGGCGTACCGGTAGCAGCAGCAGTAACCACCGTCGGCGGCCGCAGAATACCGGTGTTAGTGGCTGCATCAGGCAAGAGGTCGATGGCTTCGAATTCGGGTTCATTCACGACACTAAAAGAAACCGTATCCgtggagaaagagataaagaagagcAAGTTCATCGCAATCGCTGGACCAATCTCCTCCGAGCAATCAGCTCAAATGTTCCTCTCTCAGGTCCGTGATCCTCGCGCTTCTCACAATTGCTGGGCTTATAAGATCGGTGATCATCACCATCGATGTAGCGATGATGGTGAGCCATCTGGCACAGCAGGGAAGCCGATTCAGTCTGCTATTCTCTCTTCTGGATTAGACAGAGTTATGGTTGTTGTCATTAG gtATTTTGGGGGAATCAAACTTGGAACTGGAGGTCTTGTTAGAGCATATGGTGGTGTTACATCTGATTGCTTGAAAACTGCTCCTTCTTGTCTGGTCAAGTCCAAA GTTCAAATGGGAGTTGAGGTCACATTTGATCTTTTAGGTGTTCTTTACAATCAGGTGACAGATTCTTTCTGGctgtga
- a CDS encoding ribosomal protein S5 domain protein (Ribosomal protein S5 domain 2-like superfamily protein; FUNCTIONS IN: molecular_function unknown; INVOLVED IN: biological_process unknown; LOCATED IN: cellular_component unknown; EXPRESSED IN: 22 plant structures; EXPRESSED DURING: 13 growth stages; CONTAINS InterPro DOMAIN/s: Uncharacterised protein family UPF0029, Impact, N-terminal (InterPro:IPR001498), Ribosomal protein S5 domain 2-type fold (InterPro:IPR020568); Has 30201 Blast hits to 17322 proteins in 780 species: Archae - 12; Bacteria - 1396; Metazoa - 17338; Fungi - 3422; Plants - 5037; Viruses - 0; Other Eukaryotes - 2996 (source: NCBI BLink).), translating into MWVGVPVAAAVTTVGGRRIPVLVAASGKRSMASNSGSFTTLKETVSVEKEIKKSKFIAIAGPISSEQSAQMFLSQVRDPRASHNCWAYKIGDHHHRCSDDGEPSGTAGKPIQSAILSSGLDRVMVVVIRYFGGIKLGTGGLVRAYGGVTSDCLKTAPSCLVKSKVNVFFFIVSFVVQLHYSCLFLLPGSNGS; encoded by the exons ATGTGGGTGGGCGTACCGGTAGCAGCAGCAGTAACCACCGTCGGCGGCCGCAGAATACCGGTGTTAGTGGCTGCATCAGGCAAGAGGTCGATGGCTTCGAATTCGGGTTCATTCACGACACTAAAAGAAACCGTATCCgtggagaaagagataaagaagagcAAGTTCATCGCAATCGCTGGACCAATCTCCTCCGAGCAATCAGCTCAAATGTTCCTCTCTCAGGTCCGTGATCCTCGCGCTTCTCACAATTGCTGGGCTTATAAGATCGGTGATCATCACCATCGATGTAGCGATGATGGTGAGCCATCTGGCACAGCAGGGAAGCCGATTCAGTCTGCTATTCTCTCTTCTGGATTAGACAGAGTTATGGTTGTTGTCATTAG gtATTTTGGGGGAATCAAACTTGGAACTGGAGGTCTTGTTAGAGCATATGGTGGTGTTACATCTGATTGCTTGAAAACTGCTCCTTCTTGTCTGGTCAAGTCCAAAGtaaatgtctttttctttattgtctCTTTTGTTGTTCAACTTCATTACTcctgtttgtttcttctcccaGGTTCAAATGGGAGTTGA
- a CDS encoding exportin-4 protein, producing MYIQINSNPVAAEATILSLHQSPQPYKACRYILENSQVANARFQAAAAIRKSAIREWSFLATDDKGGLISFCLGYVMQHANSSEGYVLSKVSSVAAQLA from the exons ATGTATATTCAG ATTAATAGTAATCCAGTTGCTGCTGAGGCAACCATTTTGTCGCTTCACCAATCCCCACAGCCGTATAAGGCGTGTAGATATATTCTTG AAAATTCTCAGGTGGCAAATGCTAGGTTTCAAGCTGCTGCAGCTATTCGAAAATCAGCTATCAGGGAATGGAGCTTTCTTGCCACCGATGATAAAGGCGGCTTGATTAg CTTCTGCCTTGGCTATGTCATGCAGCATGCTAATTCATCCGAGGGATATGTGCTTTCAAAAGTATCTTCTGTGGCTGCACAGCTG GCTTGA
- a CDS encoding exportin-4 protein (unknown protein; FUNCTIONS IN: molecular_function unknown; INVOLVED IN: biological_process unknown; LOCATED IN: endomembrane system; BEST Arabidopsis thaliana protein match is: unknown protein (TAIR:AT3G04490.1); Has 30201 Blast hits to 17322 proteins in 780 species: Archae - 12; Bacteria - 1396; Metazoa - 17338; Fungi - 3422; Plants - 5037; Viruses - 0; Other Eukaryotes - 2996 (source: NCBI BLink).) has translation MYIQKYEVSLLIKGLSWSLFVLTSCVLDISLSFVQINSNPVAAEATILSLHQSPQPYKACRYILENSQVANARFQAAAAIRKSAIREWSFLATDDKGGLISFCLGYVMQHANSSEGYVLSKVSSVAAQLA, from the exons ATGTATATTCAG AAGTACGAAGTCTCTTTGCTTATAAAAGGCTTGTCATGGTCTTTGTTTGTGCTCACCTCATGTGTACTTGACATTTCCCTTTCTTTCGTACAGATTAATAGTAATCCAGTTGCTGCTGAGGCAACCATTTTGTCGCTTCACCAATCCCCACAGCCGTATAAGGCGTGTAGATATATTCTTG AAAATTCTCAGGTGGCAAATGCTAGGTTTCAAGCTGCTGCAGCTATTCGAAAATCAGCTATCAGGGAATGGAGCTTTCTTGCCACCGATGATAAAGGCGGCTTGATTAg CTTCTGCCTTGGCTATGTCATGCAGCATGCTAATTCATCCGAGGGATATGTGCTTTCAAAAGTATCTTCTGTGGCTGCACAGCTG GCTTGA
- a CDS encoding CURVATURE THYLAKOID 1D-like protein, whose protein sequence is MVFPWFLGTLRCSRKFPGETVTEETSTGVNEFGVEDRDGVVVAAEEKNSNSEAPQAEDEETQALEFLNDIKLDSDKTYSILLYGSGAIVALYLTSAIVSSLEAIPLFPKLMEVVGLGYTLWFTTRYLLFKRNREELKTKVSEIKKQVLGSDSE, encoded by the exons ATGGTGTTTCCATGGTTTTTAGGCACGTTGCGTTGTAGTAGAAAGTTTCCAGGAGAAACAGTTACTGAAGAAACATCAACAGGAGTCAATGAGTTTGGTGTGGAGGATCGTGATGGAGTAGTTGTTGCAGCCGAAGAGAAAAACTCGAATAGTGAAGCTCCTCAAGCTGAAGATGAGGAAACTCAAGCCCTAGAGTTTTTGAACGATATTAAG CTGGACTCAGACAAGACATATTCAATCCTGCTCTATGGGAGTGGTGCGATAGTTGCTCTCTACTTAACGTCTGCAATCGTCAGTTCACTCGAAGCAATCCCTCTG TTTCCTAAGCTAATGGAAGTAGTTGGTCTCGGATACACACTCTGGTTCACTACCCGTTATCTGCTATTTAAG AGGAACAGAGAAGAACTCAAGACAAAAGTTAGTGAAATCAAAAAGCAGGTTCTTGGGTCTGATAGTGAGTGA
- a CDS encoding CURVATURE THYLAKOID 1D-like protein (unknown protein; LOCATED IN: chloroplast thylakoid membrane; EXPRESSED IN: 23 plant structures; EXPRESSED DURING: 13 growth stages; BEST Arabidopsis thaliana protein match is: unknown protein (TAIR:AT4G01150.1); Has 30201 Blast hits to 17322 proteins in 780 species: Archae - 12; Bacteria - 1396; Metazoa - 17338; Fungi - 3422; Plants - 5037; Viruses - 0; Other Eukaryotes - 2996 (source: NCBI BLink).), which yields MELCTRSTTIITHLPASFNGHGYLAGKSVDRISLPLQRNVASLVLQSRTLRCSRKFPGETVTEETSTGVNEFGVEDRDGVVVAAEEKNSNSEAPQAEDEETQALEFLNDIKLDSDKTYSILLYGSGAIVALYLTSAIVSSLEAIPLFPKLMEVVGLGYTLWFTTRYLLFKRNREELKTKVSEIKKQVLGSDSE from the exons ATGGAGCTCTGCACCAGGTCTACCACAATCATCACTCATCTCCCTGCGAGCTTCAACGGCCATGGATATCTAGCGGGAAAATCTGTTGATAGAATCTCACTTCCTCTCCAGCGAAACGTTGCGTCTCTCGTTCTTCAATCCC GCACGTTGCGTTGTAGTAGAAAGTTTCCAGGAGAAACAGTTACTGAAGAAACATCAACAGGAGTCAATGAGTTTGGTGTGGAGGATCGTGATGGAGTAGTTGTTGCAGCCGAAGAGAAAAACTCGAATAGTGAAGCTCCTCAAGCTGAAGATGAGGAAACTCAAGCCCTAGAGTTTTTGAACGATATTAAG CTGGACTCAGACAAGACATATTCAATCCTGCTCTATGGGAGTGGTGCGATAGTTGCTCTCTACTTAACGTCTGCAATCGTCAGTTCACTCGAAGCAATCCCTCTG TTTCCTAAGCTAATGGAAGTAGTTGGTCTCGGATACACACTCTGGTTCACTACCCGTTATCTGCTATTTAAG AGGAACAGAGAAGAACTCAAGACAAAAGTTAGTGAAATCAAAAAGCAGGTTCTTGGGTCTGATAGTGAGTGA
- a CDS encoding ARM repeat superfamily protein (ARM repeat superfamily protein; FUNCTIONS IN: binding; INVOLVED IN: biological_process unknown; LOCATED IN: plasma membrane; EXPRESSED IN: 23 plant structures; EXPRESSED DURING: 13 growth stages; CONTAINS InterPro DOMAIN/s: HEAT (InterPro:IPR000357), Armadillo-type fold (InterPro:IPR016024); Has 30201 Blast hits to 17322 proteins in 780 species: Archae - 12; Bacteria - 1396; Metazoa - 17338; Fungi - 3422; Plants - 5037; Viruses - 0; Other Eukaryotes - 2996 (source: NCBI BLink).) yields MFTAAASSSVGRWRTAFLSLRDEISTTPPPPVPLLLEDLLFSQSHSLISAVSHLPLHELTSDCLFLLDLVSKADGPDWIPVSRHTCQLIHDVCARLLFQLNSSSWPLLLHSFASVLEFLLRQPMPSSPYSAAYFSRIEPVIQCFETLRRLAPMHPENIHLVKFLVRVVPLLHQDLVLSYGFSNQDPSPTLLVEKKLPQQNRLWDSMALAFDMFGRAFSLSESLFPTDVSQCTLEVLRKVMDVLASKGQLVEDRFMWRYMPLVLWRLQFTPFFLGSIRLVALLASLRMFFCFGLTGPPQLSVSDVVHNDKHLNVKLSPLISGVSKNAKNTPYRPPHLRKRDDLNTRQPVSSSWRRLSAHDSGSSDVISSDSDFSDSDGSVPDSYFAQSSKVRIAAIVCIQDLCQADSKSFTTQWVTLFPTSDVLKPRKFEATLMTCLLFDPHLKVRIASASALATMMDGPSSIFLQVAEYKESTKYGSFMPLSNSLGLILMQLHTGILHLIHSDNHGRLLIQLFKILLLLISSTPYSRMPGELLPKVIMSLHARINEGFPFKNDKTGLLVAAIGCLSAAFSTFPPQMKVHNMLLDETSAGFNGCEWNSGVLSTLFRFAEQFSDASTCIEALQVLRAVALNYPTLVPAYWERVSILVYKLLQSAVVEDSPTTWKSSVRESVGYNGDKVLTAAIKVLDGCLRAISGFKGTEDLQYDRLMDTPFTSDCIRSIRISSAPSYGFDNTQEPIFQAGCDQWSEAIRKHIVLVLHHGSAVVRSTTVTCFAGITSSIFSAFNKQEKDFITSSIITAALHDKTPSVRSAACRAIGVISCFPETSLSAEIYEKFILAVEANTRDSLTSVRITASWALANLCDALRYRVDDRSFEGLKTTSQVVDALIECALRLTEDGDKVKSNAVRALGSISKYVKLRCMTSIKSVDQDVLPFPHQQSSNSHHLSCAVDTRWLERTVQAFLSCVTTGNVKVQWNVCHALSNLFSNETVKLQDMDWAPSVFSILLLLLRDASNFKIRIQAASALAVPATPLAYGRSFPDVVKGVEHTLQSLHSDRETTPANFKYKRSLENQLTSTMLHLLSLVSSCHFEALSEFLIRKASFLEEWLRGLCVTLKEEDNVSGSSGTSTSGGKQKKELISRAIRSLARSLRAGHSSEMAQKLQELDSNVN; encoded by the exons ATGTTCACGGCGGCAGCTTCGTCAAGCGTGGGAAGGTGGCGGACGGCGTTTCTCTCTCTCAGGGACGAAATCTCAACCACTCCACCGCCGCCGGTTCCTCTGTTGCTCGAGGATCTACTCTTCTCTCAATCCCATTCCCTTATCTCTGCCGTCTCTCACCTCCCACTGCACGAGCTCACTTCCGATTGCTTGTTCCTGCTCGATTTGGTTTCCAAAGCTGATGGTCCTGACTGGATCCCTGTCTCTCGTCATACTTGTCAACTG ATTCACGATGTTTGTGCTCGTCTACTTTTCCAACTAAATTCTTCGTCATGGCCGCtccttcttcactcttttgCTTCTGTCTTGGAGTTTCTTCTTCGCCAACCCATGCCTTCTTCACCTTATTCCGCTGCCTATTTCTCCAGAATCGAACCTGTGATCCAATGCTTCGAGACTTTAAG ACGTTTGGCCCCTATGCATCCGGAGAACATTCATCTAGTCAAGTTTCTTGTGCGCGTAGTTCCTTTATTACACCAGGATTTAGTTTTATCCTATGGTTTCTCAAATCAAGACCCTTCTCCTACTTTACTTGTGGAAAAGAAACTGCCTCAACAGAATCGCTTATGGGATTCCATGGCTCTTGCCTTTGACATGTTTGGTAGAGCATTTTCTCTATCTGAGTCTTTGTTTCCTACTGACGTCTCCCAATGCACGCTAGAG GTTCTAAGGAAAGTAATGGACGTATTAGCATCTAAGGGCCAGCTTGTCGAAGACCGATTCATGTGGAGGTATATGCCTTTGGTTTTGTGGAGACTACAATTTACTCCTTTTTTTCTGGGTTCTATTAGACTTGTTGCCCTCTTAG CGTCATTGAGaatgtttttctgttttggacTTACTGGCCCACCTCAGTTATCAGTTTCTGATGTTGTTCACAACGATAAGCATTTGAATGTCAAGCTTTCTCCATTGATTTCTGGAGTAAGTAAGAATGCCAAGAATACTCCTTATAGGCCACCCCACTTGCGCAAGAGGGATGATTTGAACACTAGGCAGCCAGTGTCTTCAAGCTGGCGGCGCCTATCTGCTCATGATTCTGGTAGTTCTGATGTTATATCATCAGATTCCGATTTTAGTGACAGTGACGGCTCCGTACCGGATTCTTATTTTGCCCAAAGCTCCAAGGTTAGAATAGCTGCAATTGTTTGCATACAG GATCTTTGCCAGGCTGATTCAAAGTCATTTACCACTCAGTGGGTGACTCTCTTTCCAACAAGTGATGTACTCAAGCCAAG GAAGTTTGAAGCTACTCTAATGACCTGCTTGCTTTTTGATCCTCATTTGAAG GTAAGGATTGCATCTGCGTCAGCTCTTGCCACCATGATGGATGGGCCTTCATCTATTTTCCTTCAAGTGGCAGAGTACAAGGAATCTACTAAATATGGATCATTTATGCCCCTCTCCAATTCCCTTGGTCTAATATTAATGCAACTCCACACAG GCATTCTACATTTGATTCACAGTGATAATCATGGTAGATTGTTGATTCAGCTGTTCAAGATCCTCTTGCTTCTAATATCAAGCACACC TTACTCGAGAATGCCGGGAGAATTGCTGCCAAAAGTTATAATGTCTCTGCATGCTAGGATTAATGAGGGCTTTCCtttcaaaaatgataaaactgGTCTGCTG GTTGCCGCAATAGGTTGCCTGTCAGCTGCATTTTCCACCTTTCCTCCTCAAATGAAAGTGCATAATATGCTTTTGGATGAGACATCAGCAG GATTCAATGGATGTGAATGGAATTCAGGAGTTCTTTCTACTTTATTTCGTTTTGCTGAGCAATTTTCTGACGCATCAACATGCATTGAGGCTCTTCAG GTCCTCCGAGCTGTGGCTCTCAATTATCCAACCTTAGTGCCAGCATATTGGGAAAGGGTCTCTATCCTCGTGTATAAACTTTTGCAGTCTGCTGTTGTTGAAGATTCTCCAACGACATGGAAGTCTTCGGTTAGAGAGTCTGTTGGATATAATGGGGATAAAGTCCTTACAGCTGCTATTAAG GTTTTGGATGGATGCCTTCGCGCAATATCTGGATTTAAGGGAACCGAAGATCTTCAGTATGATAGATTAATGGATACACCATTTACATCTGACTGCATAAGGTCAATAAGAATCTCATCTGCACCATCATATGGATTTGATAATACCCAAGAGCCAATCTTTCAGGCAGGATGTGACCAATGGTCTGAGGCTATTCGTAAACATATAGTTCTGGTGTTACACCATGGTTCTGCAGTG GTGAGGAGCACTACAGTTACTTGCTTTGCTGGTATTACATCCTCCATATTTTCCGCTTTCAATAAGCAGGAAAAGGACTTTATTACTTCATCAATT ATAACCGCTGCATTGCATGACAAAACACCTTCAGTCAGATCAGCAGCTTGCCGAGCGATTGGTGTTATTTCATGTTTTCCAGAAACTTCTTTAAG TGCGGagatatatgaaaaatttatCTTAGCTGTTGAAGCGAATACCCGGGACTCCTTGACCTCG GTGCGTATAACAGCATCATGGGCTTTGGCCAATCTATGCGATGCTCTGCGATACCGCGTTGATGATAGGTCCTTTGAAG GATTGAAGACAACTTCACAAGTTGTGGATGCACTAATAGAATGTGCTTTGCGCCTAACTGAGGATGGGGACAAG GTTAAATCCAATGCAGTTCGGGCACTGGGGAGTAtttcaaaatatgtaaaattgaGATGCATGACAAGTATAAAGTCAGTGGACCAAGATGTGTTACCTTTTCCCCATCAACAGTCATCAAATTCTCACCATCTATCCTGCGCGGTAGATACAAGGTGGTTGGAGAGAACCGTGCAAGCATTTCTTTCCTGTGTTACTACTGGTAATGTTAAG GTTCAATGGAATGTTTGTCATGCGTTGAGCAATTTATTCTCCAATGAGACAGTAAAACTGCAAGATATGGATTG ggCTCCAAGTGTTTTTAGTATCTTACTATTGCTACTTCGTGATGCATCAAACTTTAAGATAAGAATACAAGCTGCTTCCGCTTTAGCTGTCCCAGCAACCCCACTTG CTTATGGGAGATCATTCCCTGATGTTGTCAAAGGTGTAGAGCATACTTTACAAAGTCTCCATTCTGACAGAGAGACGACTCCAgcaaatttcaaatataagaGGTCGCTTGAGAATCAG TTAACGTCAACCATGCTGCATCTCCTGAGCCTAGTTTCAAGCTGTCATTTCGAAGCGTTGTCAGAATTTCTTATAAGA AAAGCCTCATTTCTAGAGGAGTGGTTGAGAGGATTGTGTGTGACATtgaaagaggaagataatGTTTCTGGATCAAGCGGCACAAGCACTTCGGGTGGGAAGCAGAAGAAAGAGTTGATCTCTAGAGCTATACGGTCGCTTGCCAGAAGTTTGCGGGCTGGACATAGCTCTGAAATGGCTCAAAAGTTGCAGGAGTTAGATAGCAATGTGAATTGA